The DNA region TTGTTTCTCTGAAGTTTTTCGATGAGATAAAGGCAAATCTGGCTGCTGAGTTAAAGAGTGTAGCTTCCTTCACCAAACTGACCTGAAACTTCCCACCAAGCTGTTGTGTGGTGTATGTAATGCTCAGTTTCTGCACACACCTTTCACTAGGCTTTCTCTCCTGCTGGTTTTCCAACTGCACAGTCCCCAGGTCTCAAACTATCTGAGGTTTTACATTTGGCTGTATTGTTGCACACATACACTGTTCTTACTGCAAATGAAAATCTGAATTACATTTCAAGAGGAATAAGCAGACAGCTATTTTAGCCAAAGTTCTGCTAAAGCTTTTAAGAGTTTATTCATCAATATTTAGATCAGTCTGTCTTGCAAACTCTTTGTGcattttaaacacaattaaaatttGACTTGCACatcaaatttcaaattatttacaTAACTTGAAGCTTGCAGCCCTTGCTAAACTAAGTTTTGATAAGCTTGGAAACCAAACGGGAGTCAATGGGCTTGGACTAATGTGTCAAGAAACCCAATGAAGGATCTGTCATTTCCCTGAACTGTTATTAGAGTACTTCTGAGTAACAATGCCTTAATTTACAGTTCAAGGAATTACACTGTACCGGATCCACCTGGATTGTTTGATGGCCATGTCTGGCCTATGTACGTAAAGCACAGGAAGATAATGGAAGAACTTGGAGTAGATGTGGGTAAGTCTTTAATGACAAAAACATTTGATGAGATTGCTTTTCAAAGCTGTGCTGGTTAGATGCATGAGAGGAGGTGAATGAAGCAGGTGGAGGGAGTATATTTCTCTGATACCATCTAGCTGCGTGCTTTTAAAACTAGGATTAGGATCTGACAAGCTAACAGACATTTTATTACAGCTctcttattttactttctttaagTGCATTTGAATGGGACAAAATCAAAGGAGGAGCTGTTTAATGATGTGTATGGGCAGATCCAGAATAAGATTGAAGAATTACTTAACACCCAGGTATATGTTCATGTTATAATTGCAATTCAAAGGCAAACCTTTTAAAACCTGTGTTGGAAAAGCATGAAGCTGTAACTTGAAGTATGTTCACATCTGTCTTTCTGTTTAGAAataagctgctgctgctgattctTGTGAGTGAAGATGATTCCTGTTTGTTCCATGCTGTCTACCTGACTGCCTCTAAAGTTCCAGCTTCTGTGAAGACTCAACTCTCAAATTCACCTTTGTTCAACCTTTCCCTTAAACTGAGTTCTAAATGGTCATAATTAAAAAGCACTTCCCCCCTTGTCTGTGATCCTAAACTGTGCTTCAGTCTAGTGTGTGTTCTCAGGTGACTTTTTTCATTATGTTCTTAGTGTCACAGGTTAAAACATAGTGGAAATGACGTGAAGTGGCTCAGCTATCCTAGGAGAGTGTGTGTAGCCATATGCATAGACACTGCTTTAACGTCTTTGCTTTCAAAATTCTGCATGCATTCCTATAATAATTAGGCAGCAGCTATgcacagaaattattaaaaaataagagaaCAGGAGTTTTTCAGGCCATTTTACTAGCATTGAATCACTGTTAAATCCAGTGTACGCAGTTGATCTTGGATGCAGAAAATTCAGTTTAGggtaaagaagaaaattttacatACAAAATAGctttgaaaaatacagatttttttctagtaATTCTTGTAGTCATCCATAGGTTAAGGCAAGGTCAGATTTCTGTGTAAATACAGAAGTGGTTTAAGGCCTCAGTTTACataaaaagcagggaaagagcaTTATAAAGGCTTTAATCCATAGTAGGAGGAAAAGTGAATTAGTGACCGAagcttgattaaaaaaaaaatttaaatgtctgCCACATAGTCCAAGAGGGAAGATACATATTGATCCAATGTGAGACCAGTCCACTTTGGAAGGTTTTAACCAATGCTGAGAACCAGCAGCTACTTCAAGCCCAGATGCATTAGCTTCCTGACAGGAGCTGGTCCTCCCCAGTATCCCCTGGAAACAGAGACAGTTCTTTCACATACTGTCAAAGTAGGGCTTGGggaaagtttatttttcatataaGATGCTGTACTATAAAGAGATGAGCCTTAGGGGGTTGTTCTGATCACAACTGAGGATGTACTTTGCTTCTATTCTAGCAAGGAACTACACCAGAACAGGTGTCTATACCTGATGGCTTTTCTTCAATACTTACTTTAGTAGTGCATTCCAGTAGAGCAGAGGCATCATATCAGCTTTCATGTGGTACATGGTCACTCTCTCCTTACTCTGGTCAATGGGAAAGGTCTCCAGAGGCTGAGCATTGTAGTCAAACTCTGCCAGAATCACCTTGTTGTAGTCTGTTACTAGCGGGCAGGAAGTGTATCCATCATACTGCAATGAAAAACAGCCACTTCTCATCATTCCAACCAAAGCTCAGGGGCTGAGGTTTTAACATTCACATTTCAAAGTAACTTCCTAGGAAGTTTCTGCATTTACAGTGTAAATATCAGTGAAGTTGGAAGGCTGCTAAGCCAGTCGTGGTTTATTAGCTGTAATACTAAGTCACTCATTTCAAATGTAGATCTGTTTAACAACATTGCTTAAATTAGACCTAACCTAGAACAATAGGGCATGATGGCATTGTTGGTTGGTTATTGTAACTAGCAGAGGAGGTGACCAGCAGATCAGGATGAGAGCTGGTGTTTACTTCAACAAGCCAACAGGATCTTTAGTGAGAATTTCCAGAGAAATGCAGGATATTCAGCAGGATACCCCAAGGAAGCCATTTGTAAAGTACAAGTAAAGGCTCAAGGATAAATTTGAACATATTTATAGGCTTAACAGCAGTAGTTCAGAAGCTTCAGTTTAACTCCTTAAAAGATCATATCCTACACAGGAGAAGCAAGTTTGCAAGAGTTTTTCTGGAGCAGGTATTACCTTAGTGTAAGTAAATCACTTGCACTGATGAAAAACCCTGACTAATGAGCCTCTAACCTCTCAACTCAAAGTCAGGGAATAGCAGTATTCATGAACTGAGCAATTCCACTACTACTCTGACATGCAGCATGTAACCATTTAGCATCACAACTGCAGAGGCAAAGCCTTTCCTGCCTCCCAGTTCACACACTCGGCTGCTTGCAAGACTTCCTGTGTAAGAATGGAGAAAACATTCAAGAGAATTTCTCTGTAAGACAAGAACTGTAAGTACCTTTTTAACTGGCATCTCATTCTTCATTACCAGAGAAAGGGTTTTATCAAGGACTCCAGACTGTGCAGctaaataaggaaaaaggaaatgtattAAGACTTTCAGCCAGCAATTATTGTCATTCCTAAAGCAAACAGTAGTAGCCAGGTATTTAGCTAGACAATTCAGCTGTAATTGAACTTACACATAAATTTACTGtcccagattaaaaaaaaaggattaatgCTTTGGCTTCACTGTTTCAAACATGCTAAAGCTTAATGAAACTTGAGCTGGTATTTTTAGCCTATGCCCATTCTCCTATCATAAATTATACTTGCTCAGTCTTATCAAACACTGAGGTTCTGGTACACTGTTTCATTTTGAGTGCTGTAACTGCAGACCCATTTACTGGAGTAGTTAAGTACCCCACTGTTTCATTGCATCAATAACATACTGTATACCCTGGGGTTTTTTCTACTCTATCAGTTGTGAGACCATACACATAAGGTGTTTTAATTGTGGAACCTGTGACTACAAGGCCAGAACATATGATTTTTGATAGTGACTTATCAGTTAGGTGACACATGCATGAGGAGCTAAGATAAAGCAAAAAGGTTCATTACTGAATGATGATGCAATACAAGAATACTTCATTCAGTATATGACATTCTGTGGGCACAAAAAATAGAATTAGTTCATCTGTGAGGCATCTGGAACAACAGAACTGTTGGATTAGTGGTATCAACATGGTCTGTAGTTATCTAGTCAGCCCAGGAGACTCTGGTCTTTTTGAAAGCTCAAAATTGAAGTGATGACCTCCAGAGCAGCAAACTAAACAAAAAGCTTACTGTGACTCCACTCTTGTCATTtgcacacacaaacatacacaGGCAACTTTACCtacagctgcagcagtttttgATGTTGGAAGGTTGGTGCAGTCTCCAATACCAAAGACATTGGGATACTTCTTATTTTGTAGAGTCTCCTTATCTACATCCAGCCAGCCGCCTTCATCTGAGACAGGACTGTTGATGAGTACAGCAGGTGGCCCCATTGGGGGTGTGACATGAAGCATTTCATactaaacagaaagaaaattcactCAATGGTTCATCATATCTGTTGGTATAAGGCAGCAAGCACAGAGTGGAGAGAGAGTTTCTTGGGTTTGTGtctgttttagttttttaaacAAGTATATCGAATGAGAATCTGCTCTCAGATTTCAAGTGCATCCTTTAATTAACATTATCAAGCAACTCCATTTGGAAGCAATTTGCCTTCCTCCATACACACCTGAGACATTCCCACTGCATACAGGACTCCAGGCATAATTTGagacattttttcttctctccaccttggtttaaaaatttttaatattctgctAAAGTTAGAGATAATGCTTTTGGGGGAACAGCAATACACAACAAAGCTGTGTTATAACAATGTAGGAGTTACTTTGCAGtacacaaggaaaagaaatagaaccAATAGGGCTTTGAAAGCTCCTGACCTGATGAACTTCAGTCACTCCAGGTTTGTCCAAGTTTTCAAACACAGCTTCTTGCTTGTCTGCTCGAACTTCTATGAGGTTGCGCTTGTAGTTAACAGCAATATTCCTGTCCTTTACTACTTCAAGCAGTGCATTAGCATATTTCTTAACACCAAAAATCACACCAAGTGAGGTGTTGAACATGATGTTTGCTTTGGAACGCTTTCCTGTCTGCGGGAGGAGATCCAATTAGCCTTTTCTATTAAGAAACTGTGACAAGACAAAAGAACTGTGCTGCACTACTAAAGAGCTGATAGAACTATTCATGCAGTTCAATtattaatgaatatttaattaacATTTCACAGCATGTTAGAAGGTAGACCCTTTCAGCGTGAAGTACTGAAGATACCTCACACAACTCATGAGAAGAGGCTGCGAGGCACTAAAGAACTGCTACATGCAGGTTAAATTCCTGAAGCAGTTTAATGTTAAAAAGCTTTCTGAAACCTTCACTTCCATGCATATTTCAGATACTCACCCATTAGGCAGCTCATGAAACTTAAACACATATGAAGCTGACACTTCCACCTGAAGTTGTCTTTTGCTTCCACTAAGCTTGTTTAACAGCCTGGCTAAGCTTCCTGCTGATGCTGAGACAATGAGTCCCAAGGAGCAAGCATGGCCACTTTTCAGACTAGTAAACAAATGGCAACAGGTATTAAGTACTTAAAGTAACAAGAATGACTTAATTCCAGCCAGCGTTATTTTGGTGCACGTGAAGTTATAAAACAGGCTGAGAACAGTTGTAGCTGCA from Prinia subflava isolate CZ2003 ecotype Zambia chromosome 15, Cam_Psub_1.2, whole genome shotgun sequence includes:
- the SQOR gene encoding sulfide:quinone oxidoreductase, mitochondrial — its product is MSAVGAVSSCCRLRSCVWLLKPGMQKMSSFNLHTAARCAARDYYEVLVLGGGAGGIAMSARMKRKVGAANVAVVEPSETHYYQPLWTLVGGGAKQLAASAHPMASVMPKGVDWIKSRVTALDPDKNCVWLENDTKVSYKYLIIALGITLHYEKIKGLPEGFKYPKIGSNYSVQTVEKTWRALQDFKEGNAIFTFPNTPVKCAGAPQKIMYLSDAYLRKTGKRSKANIMFNTSLGVIFGVKKYANALLEVVKDRNIAVNYKRNLIEVRADKQEAVFENLDKPGVTEVHQYEMLHVTPPMGPPAVLINSPVSDEGGWLDVDKETLQNKKYPNVFGIGDCTNLPTSKTAAAVAAQSGVLDKTLSLVMKNEMPVKKYDGYTSCPLVTDYNKVILAEFDYNAQPLETFPIDQSKERVTMYHMKADMMPLLYWNALLKGYWGGPAPVRKLMHLGLK